One Nerophis ophidion isolate RoL-2023_Sa linkage group LG06, RoL_Noph_v1.0, whole genome shotgun sequence genomic region harbors:
- the mipa gene encoding major intrinsic protein of lens fiber a, with translation MWEVRSMSFWRAVFAEFYGTMFFVFFGLGAALRWTTGPHNVLHVAFCFGLAAATLIQSIGHISGGHINPAVTFAFLIGSQMSLFRAILYIVAQCLGALAGAAVLYGVTPSNMRGNLALNTLQPGISLGMATTMEVFLTLQLVVCIFAVTDERRNGRLGSAALAIGFSVLMGHLLGIYYTGAGMNPARSFAPAVLVRNFVNHWVYWVGPMIGGAIGALLYDFMLFPRMRGLSERLSTLKGTRPPEAEGQQETRGEPIELKTQAL, from the exons ATGTGGGAGGTTCGCTCCATGTCTTTCTGGCGGGCGGTGTTTGCCGAGTTCTACGGCACCATGTTCTTTGTCTTCTTCGGTCTGGGGGCCGCCCTCCGCTGGACCACGGGCCCTCACAATGTTCTGCATGTGGCCTTTTGCTTCGGGCTGGCGGCGGCCACGCTCATCCAGTCCATCGGCCACATCAGCGGAGGACACATCAACCCCGCCGTCACCTTCGCCTTCCTCATCGGCTCCCAGATGTCTCTGTTCCGTGCCATCCTCTACATTGTGGCCCAGTGTCTCGGAGCCTTGGCTGGTGCTGCCGTGCTCTACGGTGTCACACCCAGCAACATGAGGGGCAACCTGGCCCTCAACACG CTGCAGCCAGGCATCAGTCTGGGAATGGCCACCACCATGGAGGTCTTCCTCACCCTGCAGCTCGTCGTCTGCATCTTCGCCGTCACAGATGAGAGGCGCAACGGGCGCCTAGGATCCGCCGCCCTGGCTATCGGTTTCTCAGTGCTGATGGGACATCTCCTTGGG ATTTACTACACCGGAGCAGGAATGAACCCGGCGAGGTCCTTCGCCCCCGCTGTGCTGGTCAGGAACTTTGTCAACCATTGG GTATACTGGGTGGGGCCTATGATTGGCGGCGCTATCGGCGCTCTGCTCTATGACTTCATGCTCTTCCCTCGTATGCGCGGCCTCTCCGAGCGGCTGAGCACGCTGAAGGGCACCAGGCCTCCGGAGGCcgagggccagcaggagacccgAGGAGAACCCATCGAGTTGAAGACCCAGGCACTATAA